In Flavobacterium enshiense, the genomic stretch TTGCGAAAATGCATTGAAAGTCGCTGAATTTCTGGAAAATCACCCGAATGTAAAACAGGTGAAATACCCGTTCCTGAAGTCGCATCCGCAGTATGAAATCGCCAAAAAACAAATGCGTTTGGGTGGAAATATTGTGGCGTTCGAAATCAAAGGCGGAATTGAAGCAGGCCGTAAGTTTTTAGACAGAATTCAACTGTGCTCGCTTTCAGCCAATTTAGGTGATACGCGAACAATCGTGACGCATCCTGCCTCTACAACCCACAGTAAATTAACCGAAGAAGAACGTTTGGCGGTAAGCATCACCGACGGTCTGGTTCGTGTTTCAGTAGGATTGGAAACGGTTCAGGATGTTATTAACGATTTGCAACAGGCTTTGAGTTAGTTGGCCGTTTAAAAAATTGTTTTCGTAAATTTTTGAAGAAAAAAAATCTGTTTAATCGTAAAAATTAAGCTAAAAATAGAAAAAATTTCCGAATTTAATTTTTTGTTGTTAGCTTTGCAGCGTTCTTATACAGACTGAGTTATCACGAAAGGCAGAGGGACTAGACCCGATGAAGCCTTGGCAACCCTACTCTCGTAGAAGGTGCTACATTCTACCACTGATTGTGGACAGATAACAGGATACTTTTTTTGGTATCTCTCTGATTTCACGATAACAAAATAGTTTAGAATTGGGAGCAACCCGAGCGATAGCGAATTGGCGAAGCAAAGGCTTGCGCTTTTTTGCTGTCCGTGTTCCCGCTATCCGCACTACAAGGTAGTTGCTGCAAACACGAAGTGTTCACTGAACACCGCAGTAAATATTAAATTAGTGAAGTAATCGGGGCTAGATAAGAAACAAATGGAATTTTTGGAATCGCTGGTGGCTAAAAGCTGCTGGCTAAAAGTTTAAAAAATATGTCAAAAATACAGGAAGCCATACAAAACCGAATCCTCATCCTCGATGGGGCGATGGGTACCATGCTGCAACGCTATAAATTCGAAGAAGAAGATTTTCGGGGCGAGCGTTTCAAGGATTTTGCGCATCCGTTAAAGGGCAATAACGACTTACTGTCGCTTACACAACCCGAAGCGGTAAAAGAAGTGCACCGCGCTTATTTTACTGCCGGAGCCGATATCGTGGAAACCAACACTTTTTCCGGGACCACGATCGGAATGGCGGATTATCACATGGAAGATTTGGTGTATGAGTTAAACTACCAATCGGCAAAAATAGCCAGAGAAGTAGCGGACGAATTTACCGACCGACCTCGTTTTGTAGCGGGTTCTATCGGACCAACCAACCGAACGGCTAGCATGAGCCCGGACGTAAACGATCCGGGGTTCCGTGCCGTGACTTTCGATGAATTGCGCATCGCCTACAAAGAGCAGGTTGAAGCTTTAATTGACGGTGGTTGCGACGTGTTGTTGGTGGAGACCATCTTTGATACATTAAATGCCAAAGCGGCACTTTTCGCCATCGAAGAAGTAAAAGAAGAGCGAAACATAGACATTCCAATCATGGTTTCCGGTACCATTACCGATGCTTCGGGCAGAACGTTATCGGGGCAGACTGTCGAAGCATTTTTAATTTCGATTTCACACATACCGTTGTTGAGTGTTGGTTTTAACTGCGCTTTAGGAGCCGATCAGTTAAAACCGT encodes the following:
- a CDS encoding homocysteine S-methyltransferase family protein, which produces MSKIQEAIQNRILILDGAMGTMLQRYKFEEEDFRGERFKDFAHPLKGNNDLLSLTQPEAVKEVHRAYFTAGADIVETNTFSGTTIGMADYHMEDLVYELNYQSAKIAREVADEFTDRPRFVAGSIGPTNRTASMSPDVNDPGFRAVTFDELRIAYKEQVEALIDGGCDVLLVETIFDTLNAKAALFAIEEVKEERNIDIPIMVSGTITDASGRTLSGQTVEAFLISISHIPLLSVGFNCALGADQLKPYLKRLAHNTSFNISAHPNAGLPNAFGQYDQTPEEMQALIREYLDDNLINIIGGCCGTTPEHINLIAEVAKEYKPRILEEA